The following are encoded in a window of Pelecanus crispus isolate bPelCri1 chromosome 6, bPelCri1.pri, whole genome shotgun sequence genomic DNA:
- the C6H11orf58 gene encoding small acidic protein isoform X1 produces MSSARESQGHHGLKRAASPDGSSSWEAADLGNEERKQKFLRLMGAGKKEHTGRLVIGDHRSTSHFRTGEEDKKMNEELESQYQQSMDSTMSGRNRRHCGLGFSEVFQEGEEQDEGAGHSSEESSEDSESGSESEQEESAEELQAAEKHDEAEVPENKKEAKSNYKMMFVKASGS; encoded by the exons ATGAGCTCGGCCAGGGAATCCCAGGGCCACCACGGCCTCAAGCGAGCGGCCTCCCCCGAT ggctccagcagctgggaggcGGCGGACCTCGGCAACGAGGAGCGGAAGCAGAAGTTCCTGCGGCTGATGGGCGCTGGGAAG aaagaacATACTGGCCGCCTTGTTATCGGAGACCACAGATCAACCTCTCACTTCAGGACAG GGGaagaagacaagaaaatgaatgaagaacTGGAGTCTCAGTACCAACAGAGCATGGACAGCACGATGTCTGGACGAAACCGGCGCCATTGTGGACTTGGTTTCAGTGAGGTA TTTCAGGAAGGTGAAGAACAAGATGAGGGAGCTGGGCACTCCTCTGAAGAGAGTTCAGAGGACTCCGAAAGTGGCTCTGAGTCAGAGCAAGAGGAGTCTGCAGAGGAGCTACAAGCTGCTGAAAAACATGATGAAGCTGAGGttccagaaaacaagaaagaagcaaaaagcaacTATAAAATGATGTTTGTTAAAGCCAGTGGTTCATAA
- the C6H11orf58 gene encoding small acidic protein isoform X2 has protein sequence MSSARESQGHHGLKRAASPDGSSSWEAADLGNEERKQKFLRLMGAGKKEHTGRLVIGDHRSTSHFRTGEEDKKMNEELESQYQQSMDSTMSGRNRRHCGLGFSEFQEGEEQDEGAGHSSEESSEDSESGSESEQEESAEELQAAEKHDEAEVPENKKEAKSNYKMMFVKASGS, from the exons ATGAGCTCGGCCAGGGAATCCCAGGGCCACCACGGCCTCAAGCGAGCGGCCTCCCCCGAT ggctccagcagctgggaggcGGCGGACCTCGGCAACGAGGAGCGGAAGCAGAAGTTCCTGCGGCTGATGGGCGCTGGGAAG aaagaacATACTGGCCGCCTTGTTATCGGAGACCACAGATCAACCTCTCACTTCAGGACAG GGGaagaagacaagaaaatgaatgaagaacTGGAGTCTCAGTACCAACAGAGCATGGACAGCACGATGTCTGGACGAAACCGGCGCCATTGTGGACTTGGTTTCAGTGAG TTTCAGGAAGGTGAAGAACAAGATGAGGGAGCTGGGCACTCCTCTGAAGAGAGTTCAGAGGACTCCGAAAGTGGCTCTGAGTCAGAGCAAGAGGAGTCTGCAGAGGAGCTACAAGCTGCTGAAAAACATGATGAAGCTGAGGttccagaaaacaagaaagaagcaaaaagcaacTATAAAATGATGTTTGTTAAAGCCAGTGGTTCATAA